In Aegilops tauschii subsp. strangulata cultivar AL8/78 chromosome 3, Aet v6.0, whole genome shotgun sequence, one genomic interval encodes:
- the LOC109761645 gene encoding BTB/POZ domain and ankyrin repeat-containing protein NPR2, whose amino-acid sequence MEPSSSITVASSSSYLSNGSSPCSGALAPLPAADGWGGAGGGGGSSSSVEAVSLSRLSSNLERLLLDSELDCSDADVDVADGGPPIPIHRCILAARSPFFHDLFRARGSRSDGAVTASASATSGGAGGDVTGRPQYKMEDLVPGGRVGREAFLAFMGYLYTGRLRPAPLDVVSCADLVCPHDSCPPAIRFAVELMYAAWTFRIPELMSLFQRRLMNFVDKTLAEDVLPILQVAFHSELTQVREKCVQRIARSDLDIMSLDKELLPEIADEIKRIRQKSPPIDGDTIISDPIHEKRVRRIHRALDSDDVELVKLLLNESEITLDDANALHYAAAYCDSKVLTELLGLELANLNLKNSRGYTALHLAAMRREPAIIMCLLSKGAVASQLTDDGRLASNICRRLTRLKDYNAKMEQGQESNKDRMCIDILEREMMRNPMTAEDSVTSPLLADDLHMKLSYLENRVAFARLFFPAEAKVAMQIAQADITPEVGGFSAASTSGKLREVDLNETPVTKNKRLRSRVDALVKTVELGRRYFPNCSQVLDKFLEDGLPDGLDAFQQQSGTPDEQQVKKMRFCEVKEDVRKAYSKDTADNSMFSALSSNSSSSAMK is encoded by the exons ATGGAGCCGTCGTCGTCCATCACGGTcgcctcctcgtcgtcctacCTGTCCAACGGCTCTAGCCCCTGCTCCGGCGCTCTGGCGCCGCTGCCCGCGGCGGACGGGTGGGGCGGGgctgggggagggggagggagcagcagcagcgtcgAGGCTGTGAGTCTGAGTCGCCTCAGCAGCAACCTCGAGCGCCTCCTCCTCGATTCTGAACTCGACTGCAGCGACGCCGACGTCGACGTGGCGGACGGCGGGCCGCCCATCCCCATCCACCGCTGCATCCTCGCCGCGCGCAGCCCCTTCTTCCACGACCTCTTCCGCGCCCGCGGGAGCCGCAGTGATGGGGCAGTcaccgcctccgcctccgccaccAGTGGCGGAGCGGGAGGGGATGTTACCGGGAGGCCGCAGTACAAGATGGAGGACCTCGTCCCAGGTGGCCGTGTGGGTCGCGAGGCCTTCCTGGCGTTCATGGGGTACCTCTACACGGGCAGGCTCCGGCCAGCGCCGCTGGACGTGGTGTCATGTGCTGATCTTGTGTGCCCGCACGACTCGTGCCCGCCGGCCATCAGGTTCGCCGTCGAGCTCATGTACGCGGCGTGGACCTTCAGGATCCCCGAGCTCATGTCGCTGTTCCAG CGACGGCTTATGAACTTTGTTGACAAGACTCTGGCTGAAGACGTCCTACCTATTTtgcaagttgctttccactcggAGCTTACTCAAGTGCGTGAAAAATGTGTTCAAAGGATTGCAAGATCGGATCTTGATATTATGTCTTTGGATAAGGAACTCCTTCCCGAAATCGCTGATGAGATAAAAAGAATCCGACAGAAATCTCCCCCAATTGATGGTGACACCATCATTTCGGACCCTATACACGAGAAAAGAGTAAGAAGAATCCACAGGGCACTGGATTCTGATGATGTTGAGCTTGTGAAGTTGCTTCTTAATGAGTCTGAAATCACCCTAGACGACGCCAACGCATTGCATTATGCTGCAGCTTACTGCGATTCTAAAGTTCTTACAGAGTTGTTAGGCCTGGAACTTGCCAACTTGAATTTGAAGAACAGTCGTGGGTACACAGCACTCCACCTAGCTGCTATGAGGAGAGAACCAGCTATTATTATGTGTCTCTTAAGCAAAGGAGCAGTGGCGTCGCAATTGACAGATGATGGCCGCCTTGCAAGTAATATTTGTCGAAGATTAACAAGACTAAAAGATTACAATGCAAAGATGGAGCAGGGCCAAGAGTCAAATAAAGATAGGATGTGCATTGACATCCTAGAGAGGGAGATGATGAGGAATCCTATGACAGCGGAAGATTCAGTCACCTCACCTTTATTGGCTGATGATCTTCACATGAAACTAAGCTACCTGGAAAATAGAG TCGCGTTTGCAAGATTATTCTTCCCTGCTGAAGCGAAGGTTGCGATGCAAATTGCGCAAGCAGACATCACACCAGAAGTTGGTGGTTTTTCTGCAGCAAGTACTTCTGGTAAACTGAGGGAAGTCGATCTGAATGAGACGCCAGTAACAAAAAACAAAAGGCTACGTTCGAGGGTGGATGCACTAGTGAAAACAG TGGAACTGGGCCGTCGGTACTTCCCAAACTGCTCGCAGGTGCTCGACAAATTCTTGGAAGATGGCCTGCCTGATGGCCTTGATGCATTCCAGCAGCAAAGCGGCACCCCTGATGAGCAACAGGTGAAGAAGATGCGCTTCTGCGAGGTGAAGGAGGACGTGCGCAAAGCATACAGCAAAGACACGGCCGATAACAGCATGTTTTCAGCCCTGTCGTCAAACTCCTCATCCTCGGCGATGAAGTGA